One Gemmatimonadota bacterium DNA window includes the following coding sequences:
- a CDS encoding ferrochelatase produces the protein MRGGSLSNYDALLLVSFGGPEGTDDVIPFLERVLKGRRVPRERMMEVAEHYHHFDGVSPINGQNRALISALEEALETRDHSLPVYWGNRNWHPLLSETVGRMAADGIRRALAFVTSPYSSWSNCRQYLENIEDARRDAGCGAPVIEKIRPFFNHPGFIETMAARVRSALDRLPEERRPRAHLVYTAHSIPLAMAGGCAYEAQLREASRLISERVGMSSWSLTFQSRSGPPAQPWLEPDVCDYIRSFHESDAADREIVVIPVGFISDHMEVAYDLDVEARACCDELGVRMVRAETAGTHPRFVDMIVELVEERLSPGSARPAEGVLGPWPDRCPPDCCPPGR, from the coding sequence ATGCGGGGAGGAAGCTTGTCGAACTACGACGCACTGCTCCTGGTATCCTTCGGAGGCCCCGAAGGTACGGACGATGTCATCCCCTTCCTCGAGCGCGTGCTCAAGGGCCGGCGCGTCCCCCGGGAACGGATGATGGAGGTCGCGGAACACTATCACCATTTCGATGGGGTCAGCCCGATCAACGGCCAGAACCGTGCGCTGATCTCCGCCCTGGAAGAGGCATTGGAAACCCGCGACCATTCCCTGCCGGTCTACTGGGGAAACCGGAACTGGCATCCCCTGCTTTCGGAAACGGTCGGGCGCATGGCCGCGGACGGAATCCGGCGGGCGCTGGCCTTCGTCACGTCCCCGTACAGCTCCTGGTCAAACTGCAGGCAGTACCTGGAGAACATCGAGGATGCCCGTCGCGACGCGGGGTGCGGCGCACCGGTGATCGAGAAAATCAGGCCCTTTTTCAATCATCCGGGATTCATCGAAACGATGGCGGCGCGCGTTCGCTCCGCGCTGGATCGCCTGCCGGAGGAACGCCGTCCGCGGGCGCACCTCGTGTACACCGCCCACAGCATACCCCTGGCCATGGCCGGCGGCTGCGCCTACGAAGCGCAGCTCCGCGAAGCGTCCCGGCTCATCAGTGAGCGCGTGGGCATGTCCTCCTGGTCGCTGACCTTCCAGAGCCGCAGCGGGCCGCCCGCGCAGCCCTGGCTGGAACCCGACGTCTGCGACTACATCCGGTCATTCCACGAATCGGACGCGGCTGATCGAGAGATCGTGGTGATCCCCGTGGGATTCATCTCCGACCACATGGAGGTGGCCTACGACCTGGACGTGGAAGCGCGGGCCTGCTGCGATGAACTCGGGGTGCGCATGGTTCGGGCGGAGACGGCGGGGACCCATCCCCGCTTCGTGGACATGATCGTGGAGCTCGTCGAAGAGCGGTTATCCCCGGGGTCGGCCAGGCCGGCCGAGGGCGTCCTGGGTCCCTGGCCCGATCGATGTCCACCGGACTGCTGTCCTCCCGGCAGGTAG
- a CDS encoding NAD(+) synthase, with product MDPKFSPDQFLDIRSHGFVRLAIAVPRIRVGDPAENVAHHLEQIEAAGKQGASYVLFPELSLTGYTCADLFHSQALLEGVLEALEALLAGTDGLDLAFSIGMPLRLDHAVFNVAVTCSRGEILAVTPKTYLPQYREFYETRYFARAAEAQTDTVSLCGRDAPFGPDVLLRTDDPRVVIYPTICEDDWVPVPPASRAALAGATILANLSASNIVIGKAQYREDLILASSGRNEAVHMYAAAGFGESTMDVVWDGHGFITERGYMLAETERFQLDGTCITADVDVEALVLERGVQGSFRQNAMDYKSSWRSVSLPGFRSGQAGDADTDTTERGHEQAHRTFHRDIPAHPFVPQNPAERSQRCREVFMIQSTGLATKLRSLPEDARRVVVAVSGGQDSTHALNVAVHTMDLLDLPRSRIVALTMPGLGTTDRTYTNACALIRSVGATFREIDIKPAVRKFFGDIEHSEDKKDLVYENTQAWTRKLEELATAAQVRGIVLGTGDLSELALGWCTMFGDHASHYGVNAGIPKTLISYLINWTADEVFAEEPEVREVLLDILDTPISPELLPPSDREIAQKTEEEIGPYELHDFFIYYFLRFGFLPSRIARMALHAFEGKYGLPEIKAWLRVFIVRFFQNQFKRNCLPEGPKVGMTCISPRGDWRMPSDASPAAWLADLERIPDAL from the coding sequence ATGGACCCGAAATTTTCACCCGACCAGTTCCTCGACATTCGCAGCCACGGCTTCGTCCGCCTGGCCATCGCCGTACCCCGCATACGCGTGGGCGATCCCGCGGAGAACGTGGCCCATCACCTCGAGCAGATTGAAGCGGCCGGTAAGCAGGGCGCTTCTTACGTGCTCTTCCCCGAACTGAGTCTCACCGGCTACACCTGCGCCGACCTCTTCCACTCCCAGGCGCTGCTGGAAGGCGTCCTGGAGGCCCTGGAAGCGTTGCTCGCCGGCACGGATGGGCTCGACCTGGCCTTCAGCATCGGCATGCCCCTGAGGCTGGACCACGCGGTCTTCAACGTCGCGGTGACCTGCAGCCGCGGGGAAATCCTCGCGGTAACGCCCAAGACCTATCTTCCCCAGTACCGCGAATTCTACGAGACGCGGTACTTCGCCCGGGCGGCTGAAGCGCAGACGGATACCGTTTCCCTCTGCGGCCGGGACGCGCCTTTCGGACCAGACGTGCTCCTGCGCACGGACGATCCCAGGGTGGTGATCTACCCGACGATCTGCGAAGACGACTGGGTGCCGGTCCCGCCGGCCAGCCGGGCGGCGCTGGCGGGGGCGACCATACTCGCCAATCTCTCGGCGTCGAACATCGTCATCGGCAAGGCGCAGTACCGCGAGGACCTCATCCTGGCATCCTCGGGACGCAACGAGGCCGTACACATGTACGCCGCGGCGGGCTTCGGGGAATCGACCATGGACGTGGTCTGGGACGGCCACGGGTTCATCACCGAGCGAGGTTACATGCTGGCGGAAACGGAACGCTTTCAACTGGACGGGACCTGCATCACGGCCGACGTGGACGTGGAGGCGCTGGTGCTGGAGCGCGGCGTCCAGGGTTCGTTCCGGCAGAACGCCATGGACTATAAGTCATCCTGGCGGTCCGTCTCCCTGCCGGGCTTCCGGTCCGGACAGGCCGGGGATGCGGATACCGATACCACGGAAAGGGGCCATGAACAGGCGCATCGGACCTTCCATCGCGACATACCCGCCCATCCCTTCGTACCCCAGAATCCGGCGGAACGCAGCCAGCGGTGCCGCGAGGTCTTCATGATCCAGTCCACGGGACTGGCGACCAAGCTCAGATCGCTGCCCGAGGATGCCCGGCGCGTCGTCGTGGCGGTCTCCGGCGGCCAGGATTCGACCCACGCCCTGAACGTGGCGGTGCACACCATGGACCTCCTCGACCTGCCCAGGTCCCGCATCGTGGCCCTGACCATGCCGGGACTGGGCACCACGGATCGTACCTACACGAACGCCTGCGCCCTGATCCGCTCCGTCGGCGCCACGTTCCGGGAGATCGACATCAAACCCGCGGTGCGGAAGTTCTTCGGAGACATCGAGCATTCGGAGGACAAGAAAGACCTCGTCTACGAGAACACGCAGGCATGGACGCGGAAGCTGGAGGAGCTCGCCACGGCCGCCCAGGTCAGGGGCATCGTGCTCGGTACGGGGGACCTCTCGGAACTGGCGCTGGGCTGGTGCACCATGTTCGGCGACCACGCCAGCCACTACGGGGTCAACGCCGGGATACCCAAGACCCTCATTTCCTACCTGATCAACTGGACGGCCGACGAGGTCTTCGCGGAAGAGCCGGAAGTCCGCGAGGTATTGCTGGACATTCTCGATACGCCCATCTCGCCGGAACTGCTGCCCCCGAGCGATCGCGAGATCGCACAGAAAACCGAAGAAGAGATCGGGCCTTACGAGCTGCACGACTTCTTCATCTACTACTTCCTGCGTTTCGGCTTTTTGCCTTCCCGTATAGCCCGGATGGCGCTGCACGCCTTCGAGGGGAAGTACGGACTCCCTGAAATCAAGGCCTGGCTCCGCGTCTTCATCGTCCGGTTCTTCCAGAACCAGTTCAAACGGAATTGCCTGCCCGAAGGACCCAAGGTCGGCATGACCTGCATCTCTCCCCGCGGCGACTGGCGGATGCCGTCCGATGCTTCGCCGGCTGCCTGGCTGGCGGACCTGGAACGCATCCCCGATGCGCTTTAG
- the pyrF gene encoding orotidine-5'-phosphate decarboxylase: MSPFVDSLNRARAVANSLVCVGLDPDLDRFPKHLRSGPDALFEFNRAIIEHTSDLVSAYKLNIAFFEVMGSRGYEALERTLTVIPDGVVVICDCKRGDMGNSARMYAKALFEHFGFDAVTVNPYQGRDSVQPFLDYTDRGVFILCLTSNESSREFQYLSVNGHPLYLEVASAARSWNTTRNAGLVVGATQAESLAGIRAVAPDMPLLIPGIGTQGGDLETVIREGVDEHGGGLLINSSRSILYSSGGYDFAESARAATFRLRDEINDLLP, encoded by the coding sequence ATGTCACCGTTCGTAGATAGTCTGAATCGCGCCCGGGCCGTGGCGAACAGCCTGGTCTGCGTGGGGCTCGATCCGGACCTGGATCGATTCCCGAAGCACCTCAGGTCGGGACCGGACGCGTTGTTCGAGTTCAACCGGGCGATCATCGAGCACACCTCGGATCTCGTTTCGGCCTACAAGCTGAACATCGCGTTTTTCGAGGTCATGGGCTCGAGGGGCTACGAAGCGCTGGAGCGCACGCTCACGGTGATACCGGATGGGGTCGTGGTCATCTGCGACTGCAAGCGGGGAGACATGGGGAACAGTGCCCGCATGTACGCGAAGGCGCTGTTTGAGCATTTCGGTTTCGACGCGGTGACCGTCAATCCCTACCAGGGACGGGATTCCGTGCAGCCCTTCCTGGACTACACCGACCGGGGGGTTTTCATCCTCTGCCTGACATCCAATGAAAGCTCCCGTGAATTCCAGTACCTGTCCGTCAACGGACACCCGCTGTACCTGGAGGTGGCCAGCGCGGCCAGGTCGTGGAACACCACCCGGAACGCGGGCCTGGTCGTGGGGGCCACGCAGGCGGAATCCCTGGCGGGTATCCGCGCCGTCGCGCCCGACATGCCTCTGCTGATCCCCGGGATCGGCACCCAGGGCGGCGACCTGGAAACGGTCATCCGCGAAGGCGTCGACGAGCATGGCGGCGGACTACTCATTAATTCCTCCCGGAGCATCCTCTATTCCTCCGGCGGCTATGACTTCGCCGAGTCTGCCCGGGCGGCCACCTTTCGGCTCAGAGACGAGATCAACGACCTGTTGCCCTGA
- a CDS encoding isochorismatase, giving the protein MRFRPSGEVPPHYRPDSVESYWRVPYGERAADARAWAAEHGIRPSIEDECRTALLLVDCQNTFCLPEFELFVGGRSGRGAVEDNKRLCAFIYRNLHSISEIIATLDTHTAQQVFHPVFWVDRDGGHPTGGETIITSDDVEAGTWRVNPAVEAWYSDRVDLSAYALHYVRRLTRDGKYPLMIWPYHAMLGGIGHALVSAVEEAAIFHGIARSRQTRFEIKGNHALTEYYSALRPEVTEDAEGRPLGVKNTPLGVKNTPLVDHLMTFDAVIVAGQAKSHCVAWTVEDLRSAFAAREPSMIPRVCLLEDCTSPVVVPGVIDFTEEAEEAFGRFADAGMHRVRSTVPMDKWGIPD; this is encoded by the coding sequence ATGCGCTTTAGACCATCCGGCGAAGTACCGCCCCACTACCGACCCGATTCCGTCGAGTCCTATTGGCGCGTCCCCTACGGAGAACGGGCGGCCGATGCCCGCGCGTGGGCGGCGGAACACGGGATCCGACCATCGATCGAAGATGAATGCCGCACCGCGCTGCTCCTGGTGGACTGCCAGAACACCTTCTGTCTCCCCGAGTTCGAACTCTTCGTGGGTGGCCGAAGCGGCCGAGGCGCCGTGGAGGACAACAAGCGGCTTTGCGCCTTTATCTACCGCAACCTCCATTCCATTTCTGAAATCATCGCCACGTTGGACACCCACACGGCCCAGCAGGTCTTCCATCCGGTATTCTGGGTAGACCGGGACGGCGGACATCCCACCGGGGGCGAGACCATCATCACCTCGGACGACGTGGAAGCGGGAACCTGGCGCGTCAATCCGGCCGTGGAGGCCTGGTACAGCGATCGGGTCGATCTTTCCGCCTACGCATTGCATTACGTCCGGCGCCTCACGCGGGACGGCAAGTATCCCCTCATGATCTGGCCCTACCACGCCATGCTCGGGGGGATCGGCCACGCCCTAGTCTCCGCCGTAGAGGAAGCGGCGATCTTTCACGGCATCGCCCGGAGCCGGCAGACGCGCTTCGAGATCAAGGGGAACCATGCCCTCACGGAATACTACTCCGCGTTACGCCCCGAAGTGACGGAAGATGCCGAAGGCCGCCCGCTGGGTGTGAAGAACACCCCGCTGGGTGTGAAGAACACCCCGCTGGTCGATCACCTGATGACCTTCGACGCTGTCATCGTGGCCGGGCAGGCCAAAAGCCACTGCGTGGCGTGGACAGTGGAGGATCTCCGGTCGGCGTTCGCAGCGCGCGAGCCGTCCATGATCCCGCGCGTCTGCCTGCTGGAGGACTGCACCTCGCCGGTCGTCGTGCCCGGTGTGATCGACTTTACCGAAGAGGCGGAGGAGGCCTTCGGCCGTTTCGCCGATGCGGGCATGCACCGGGTGCGTTCCACCGTACCCATGGATAAGTGGGGAATTCCGGACTGA
- a CDS encoding dihydroorotate dehydrogenase electron transfer subunit codes for MSTIPICQYGAEILTNREIGPGLYWIDLLAPEITRHALPGHFVHLIASDVSEDSSRQTWLRHTPLLRRPFSIAERDPERGVFGLIYRIVGGGTEILATRRRGERVDVLGPLGKTFEPVHAGRPVVMVAGGVGVAPFLSLAQETARDGRARPAEMTVLFGAATAGLLSGEEKFREYGVDVRLATDDGTTGYHGLVTDLLERELASSPRRCAYLYACGPTPMMRRCQEIAREAGIDGQVSLEGIMPCGVGVCMACVVACTDPGARSSSQRYERVCDAGPVFDMQEVVL; via the coding sequence ATGTCCACCATCCCCATCTGCCAGTACGGCGCCGAAATCCTCACCAACCGTGAAATCGGTCCCGGCCTGTACTGGATCGACCTGCTGGCACCCGAAATCACACGACACGCCCTGCCCGGTCACTTCGTACACCTGATCGCTTCCGATGTCTCGGAGGACAGCAGCAGGCAGACCTGGCTCCGTCACACCCCCCTGCTCAGGCGTCCCTTCAGCATTGCCGAACGGGATCCGGAACGAGGCGTTTTCGGGCTCATATACCGGATTGTCGGCGGCGGCACCGAGATCCTGGCGACGCGGCGCCGCGGAGAACGGGTCGACGTGCTCGGACCCCTGGGAAAGACGTTCGAGCCGGTGCACGCGGGCCGGCCGGTGGTCATGGTCGCCGGGGGCGTCGGCGTGGCGCCCTTTCTCTCCCTGGCCCAGGAGACGGCAAGAGATGGACGGGCGCGGCCGGCCGAAATGACGGTGCTCTTCGGCGCGGCCACGGCGGGCCTCTTGAGTGGGGAAGAGAAATTCCGCGAATACGGGGTCGACGTCAGGCTGGCGACCGACGATGGTACGACGGGCTACCACGGCCTGGTGACGGACCTGCTGGAACGGGAACTGGCCTCCTCGCCCCGGCGATGCGCCTATCTCTATGCCTGCGGTCCGACGCCCATGATGCGGCGTTGCCAGGAAATCGCACGAGAAGCCGGTATTGACGGACAGGTCTCCCTCGAGGGGATCATGCCCTGCGGCGTGGGCGTGTGCATGGCCTGCGTCGTGGCCTGTACCGACCCCGGTGCACGGTCTTCGTCCCAACGCTACGAGCGGGTCTGCGACGCCGGTCCGGTGTTCGACATGCAGGAGGTCGTGCTGTGA
- a CDS encoding RNA methyltransferase: protein METNFEVRSFDAEITKEAYDRLPKLPLYIVLDNLRSAFNVGSIFRTCDILRVKGLFLCGYTACPPHAKLEKTALGTIDYVPWRYFETAVDAVECLQDRGIAVWAAETTSESVSYDAAVFPDELAIVLGNEALGVGRDVLERCDGLVEIPTRGYKNSLNVASACAVLGFKALETMEDTRGGSGG from the coding sequence ATGGAGACGAACTTCGAGGTCCGCAGTTTCGACGCGGAGATCACGAAGGAAGCATATGACCGGCTGCCCAAGCTGCCCCTCTACATCGTCCTGGACAACCTGCGCAGCGCATTCAACGTGGGTTCCATCTTCCGGACCTGCGATATCCTGCGGGTGAAGGGCCTTTTCCTGTGCGGATACACGGCCTGTCCACCCCACGCGAAGCTGGAGAAGACCGCCCTGGGCACCATCGATTACGTCCCCTGGCGTTACTTCGAAACGGCCGTCGACGCGGTCGAATGCCTGCAGGATCGCGGCATCGCGGTGTGGGCCGCCGAAACTACGTCGGAGTCGGTGTCGTACGACGCCGCGGTGTTTCCGGACGAACTGGCCATTGTGCTCGGCAACGAGGCGCTCGGGGTGGGCCGGGATGTGCTGGAGCGTTGCGACGGCCTGGTCGAGATCCCTACGCGGGGCTACAAGAATTCACTGAACGTGGCGTCCGCCTGCGCCGTCCTGGGATTCAAGGCGCTGGAGACGATGGAAGATACTCGAGGCGGTTCGGGAGGATGA
- a CDS encoding chlorite dismutase family protein, which yields MSEETGKTPDILERGAPVDGQPQTAETRLYMQLNVFTLSGAGSAGQPGQPGQPGQPGQPGQPRQTRSMAGDIAARLRDSGLDAAVYLDVNDPVGIGVLFLAEDPDTFVSEVRSLLTERPFDVLDRRGSMTMLGRTYSMGFEPDLMESLIHRPRNTVLNPDWPWVIWYPLRRNGAFARLEHKEQRQILMEHAHIGRAYGRADFAHDIRLACYGLDEADNDFVIGLIGKELYPLSRVVQDMRKTQQTALYIDSLGPFFVGKKIWSSDP from the coding sequence TTGAGCGAAGAAACCGGGAAAACCCCCGACATCCTTGAACGCGGAGCGCCCGTTGACGGGCAGCCCCAGACGGCCGAAACACGGCTGTACATGCAGCTCAACGTGTTCACCCTGTCCGGCGCCGGATCCGCCGGTCAGCCTGGTCAGCCTGGTCAGCCTGGTCAGCCTGGTCAGCCTGGCCAGCCTCGGCAGACCCGGTCAATGGCAGGGGACATTGCGGCCAGGCTCAGGGATTCCGGTCTGGACGCCGCGGTGTACCTCGACGTCAACGATCCCGTGGGCATCGGCGTGCTGTTTCTCGCCGAAGATCCCGACACCTTCGTATCCGAAGTACGGAGCCTGCTGACGGAACGGCCTTTCGATGTCCTGGACCGCCGCGGGTCCATGACGATGCTCGGCAGGACCTACTCCATGGGATTCGAGCCGGATCTGATGGAATCACTCATCCACCGGCCGCGCAATACCGTGCTCAACCCCGACTGGCCCTGGGTCATCTGGTACCCGCTGCGGCGCAACGGCGCATTCGCACGACTCGAACACAAGGAACAGCGCCAGATCCTGATGGAGCACGCCCACATCGGTCGGGCCTACGGCCGGGCCGACTTCGCCCACGACATCCGTCTGGCCTGCTACGGGTTGGACGAGGCGGACAACGACTTCGTCATCGGACTTATCGGCAAGGAACTCTACCCGCTGTCGCGGGTCGTGCAGGACATGCGCAAGACCCAGCAGACCGCATTGTACATCGATTCGCTCGGACCGTTCTTCGTCGGCAAGAAGATCTGGTCGAGCGACCCGTAA
- a CDS encoding dihydroorotate dehydrogenase, giving the protein MTATPDLTVNIGALKLRNPVLAASGTFGYGSEYGRFVDLSDFGGIVTKTLTPEPWPGNPPPRAAETAAGMLNSIGLQNVGVKAFIRDKMPYLRKVDTALIVNVGGGPVEEFVYVTERLSDCEGIDALEINMSCPNVSGGMDFSTDPRRAAELVSTLRGITELPIIAKLTPNVTDIAEIARSVEEAGADAISAINTLRGMAVDIRTRRPMLGAVTGGLSGPAIKPVAVAAVYRIASQVTVPVIGIGGIMSGEDAVEFLVAGATAVQVGTATFVEPRAGPSVARTLAEWCAASEVHSVRSLIGSIQTPSQEDAPCHRS; this is encoded by the coding sequence GTGACGGCAACACCCGATTTGACGGTAAATATCGGTGCGCTGAAGCTTAGGAATCCCGTGCTCGCTGCATCGGGCACCTTCGGATACGGATCGGAGTACGGCCGGTTCGTGGATCTCTCCGATTTCGGCGGCATCGTCACGAAAACGCTCACGCCCGAGCCCTGGCCGGGCAATCCTCCGCCCCGGGCCGCGGAGACGGCCGCCGGCATGCTCAATTCCATCGGACTGCAGAACGTGGGCGTGAAGGCCTTCATCCGGGACAAGATGCCGTATTTGAGAAAGGTGGACACCGCGTTGATCGTCAACGTGGGCGGAGGTCCGGTTGAGGAGTTCGTCTACGTGACCGAACGCCTGTCGGACTGCGAGGGCATTGATGCCCTGGAGATCAACATGTCCTGCCCGAACGTGTCCGGGGGCATGGACTTCAGCACCGATCCACGGCGTGCGGCGGAACTGGTTTCCACGCTGCGGGGCATCACGGAACTGCCGATCATCGCCAAACTCACGCCGAACGTTACGGACATCGCGGAGATCGCCCGCAGTGTCGAAGAGGCCGGCGCCGACGCCATATCGGCCATCAACACCCTGCGAGGCATGGCGGTGGACATTCGCACGCGCCGCCCCATGCTCGGCGCCGTCACGGGGGGGCTGTCGGGTCCGGCCATCAAGCCCGTGGCCGTTGCGGCCGTCTACCGGATCGCAAGCCAGGTGACCGTCCCGGTCATCGGCATCGGCGGTATCATGAGCGGAGAAGACGCCGTGGAGTTCCTCGTGGCGGGCGCCACGGCCGTCCAGGTGGGCACGGCGACCTTCGTGGAACCCCGCGCCGGACCGTCTGTCGCGCGTACGCTGGCCGAATGGTGCGCCGCCTCGGAAGTGCACTCGGTCCGCTCGCTGATCGGAAGCATACAAACACCTTCACAAGAGGACGCCCCATGTCACCGTTCGTAG